The following nucleotide sequence is from Sulfurospirillum arsenophilum NBRC 109478.
AATAAAAGCTGCAAAAACGATGTCGGTATAATCAAGCCCTAGAAATTCCGCCATAATAAACGCAGCAGCTCCCATAATCGGAGGCATCAACTGACCATTAACCGAAGCGGCTGTTTCAACGGCTGCAGCTTTGTGTGCACTAAAACCAAGACGTTTCATGAGTGGAATGGTAAATGTACCAACGGTGACCGTGTTGGCGATAGACGAGCCTGAGATCATACCAAACATTCCCGAAGCGGCAACAGCTGCTTTAGCAGGGCCGCCATCGTATCTTCCTAAAATGGTGTAAGAGACTTTGATGAAGTATTCACCCGCTCCTGCACGATCAAGGAGTGAGCCAAAAAGAACAAATAAAAAGACGAAACTTGCACTAACGCCGAGAGGTACACCAAAGATACCTTCTGTTGTGAGTACCATCTGTCCCATAATTTTATTGATACTTGCACCTTTGTGAGCAATCATATCGGGAAGATAAGGACCAAAATAGTCATACAGTAAAAAGACAACCGCCGCAAGCATTAAAGGCAAACCCATAACCCTTCGTGATGCTTCAAGCACAACCAAAATGGTTGCAATACCGACGATAATGTCAGTCTGTGTCCATGCCCCTGAACGCATTGCAAGATCTTTGTAGGCATACCATTGGTATAAAATTGCAGCAACGCCTACGAGCATAATGGCAAAGTCATACCATGTAATCGTTGACTTTAGTTTTGGACTTTTACTGATAGCATGCATTGCAAATGCAAGTGCAATACCAAATGCCAAGTGAATAGCTCTAACATGAGCACTGTTCCCTGGATCGATGACAATGTAAAGTTGGTATAAAGACCAACAAAAGGCAACGGCAGCGACAAACCAGTATTGCCATGTATTGCTTTCAAAATCTCTATGCCCTTCAAATTCGCTGATGAGTTTCGCATCATCCAGTCGTTCTTCAAGTGTTTTCACGCGTTAACCCTTTATGTGAATCTATAAGGCTTTTTTTTTCAAAAAGCCTTACATGTAAAAATAGTTTGTAGAGTTATTTAAGAAGTCCAGCTTCTTTAAATGCCTTAATTGCACCTGGATGTTGTGGTACGCTTAAGCCTTCAAGTAGGCTCTCTTTGGTAATGGTTTTGTAAGAAGGGTGAAGTTCTTTAAATTTGTCAAAGTTGTCAAGAATGGTTTTAACAACTTGGTAAACCACTTCATCTTTCACCTTGCTGCTAGTGATAAGAACCGCTTTGACACCAATGCTTGGAATATCATTGGGTACGCCTTTGTAGTATGAACCAGAAATTGTACCTTTTGCATAGTAAGGATATTTTTTAACCAATGCATCAATCGCTGGACCTTCGATAGGAACAATGTTGATGTCTACAGAGTTTGATGCGTCTTTGATGTTAGCTGTTGGATGACCTGCTACGAAGAAGTAACCATCGATATGGTTGTCTTGAAGCATCGTTGGACCTTCTGTAGATTTAAGCTCATTAGCCAAAGATAAGTCTGAGCGTTTAATGCCAAGTGCTTCAAAAACAACATCAACCGTCATGTTGGTTCCCGAACCTGGTGAGTCTAAGTTGAGCTTTTTCCCTTTAAGATCAGCCATGGTTTTGATGCCTGATTTTTGGCTCACAACAAGGGCAAGAAGTTCTGGGTAAATAGCAATCGCACTACGAAGTTCTGGAACAGCAGCAGCACCGGTAAATTTACCTTCGCCCTTGAACGCTTGGTAAGCGGTGTCACTTTGTGAAATACCAAAATCAAGCTCGCCTGCTTTGATGGTGTTGACATTATAAACCGAACCACCTGTAGACTCTACGGAGCATCTCATGTTGGTCTCTTTTTTGTTTTTGTTTACCATTTGACAGATAGCACCACCGGTTGGATAGTACGTTCCTGTAACACCACCCGTACCAATCGTGATAAATTCTGCTGCAAACATTGGAACACTCAGTGCTCCAGCAAGAGCTAACGTAACAAGTTTCTTTTGCATATAGACTCCTTTTAATTTTGATATTTAATCCTACAACCTTTCTTCTTACTTTTAATTGAATAAATTGGTATATCAATCTATAAATTATGTTTTTTTTAAGATTTGTGTGACAAAAAACTTTTTAATCAATTTGTTCAAATATGTCTTGACAATAAAGTATTTTTTAACTATAATTTCGACCTCATTCAAAGTGTTCCGAATTAGCTCAGCGGTAGAGTAGGTGACTGTTAATCACTTGGTCGCAGGTTCGAATCCTGCATTCGGAGCCACTCTTTTTTAATCCCCTAAAATTCGATATTTCAATCAAATTTATTTTCAAAATATTTCCAAGTGTGTGTCATGCAAGCATCAGAAATGTTCTATGTTGCTTTTTAATACATTTTCTATTATGATCGTCGCAAACATGTGTCGTATTTGCTAAATATGATAATACAAACGCAAAAGGACAAACACTACAATGGTCAGTGCACTTTCCGCATTAATGCAAGAAAAATTCAATACCCTCAAAGAGTATCAAATCATTGAATTTAAAAAATATCCTTGGTATGATCCTACTGCTAAAAAAATTGGTAGTATGGGGCGATGGTCTTATCCAAACGTTAAAACCAAGTCAACGCCTGATGGAACGGTTAAACTCGAATGGGAGATTGACAGTCAAACCGTTAAAGCACTGGAAAGACGCGGATTGATCAATGCAATTGAATTTGGTGTAGGCGTTAGAGGAAAATTTCCTATAAAATATGAAATTGTCGAGTAAATAACCCCCTTCGTTTCAGACTTAAAAGGCTCTATACGTTTACATGTAAGCTTTTTATTTTGCATATAAATATTATTTTATGACACAAACTGTGACGCGCTTAAGCTATCATACTTGAGAATATAGCAATAAAATACTTTCAAGTTAAAGAAGGTATTTTAAAAAAATCAATAAAGCGCAACTATGAAACTGATTGAATTTTCGGACACGCATTTAGACTTTAATGATTTAGATATGCTTTCAAATACAAGCACCTACTTGTGTACTTCAAAACCTAATATTTATATAAAATATTTCCCCACAATAAGCTTATAATTTTTAGAATTATTTCATATTATAAAAAAGCATTTATAGATATCTCAATTAGCCATGAGATGAAAAAAAAAGAGATATCAGAAGGAAAGTTGAAAGAGGTTATGCGTGATAGATAAATTATTTTTTTATAGATAGAGAAGTAACAAACTTGGGAAAAATTATAGAGATAAATCTATTTTTGAGAGTGTTTAACGAGTATTTTCGCCTAACATTTAAAAGCTAGACTGTTCAAAACGCTCAAAAATATCTTGAATTAAAGCAAAATAACTAGATTTATTAGATAAAGTTAGAGTTACTAAAATTAGGATGATAATATATGTTTGTACTTTGGGATGCCTTAAATGATGTTGGTGCTCTGACAATTGGTTTATTGCTTTTATCGTTAGCTATTGCTCTGTTTTATGAAATGATTAATGGTTTTCACGATACTGCGAATGCAGTTGCTATGATCATTTATACGCATTCGATGAAGGCAAAGTATTCTGTCATTATGTCGGGTATTATGAATTTTTTAGGTGTTTTAATGGGTGGTATCGGTGTTGCCTACGCTATTGTTCACTTACTCCCTCTTGATATAATGGTTGAAACAAATCAAAATGCTGCATTAGCAATGGTCTACTCACTTCTCATTTCTGCCGTTATTTGGAATTTTGGTACATGGTATTTTGCACTACCCGTTTCGAGTTCACATTCTCTTATTGGATCTATCATTGGCGTTAGTGCTACTTTTGGTATTTTAAATGGTTTTGATCTTTCGCATAGTGTCAATTGGAAAGTCGTTTATACCGTTTTAACAGGACTGGCTTTATCTCCTGTTATTGGTTTTGGTTTTGCATTCATTCTTATGAAATTAAGCAGAAAATATATTGATAATCCAAAATTATTTAAATCACCCAATGATGAAGAAAAAAGAAAACACCCTAGTTTCTTAGCACGTATGGGAATTGTTGCAACCGGTGCAGGTGTAAGTTTTGCACATGGATCAAATGATGGTCAAAAAGGTATCGGTCTTATTATGATCATTCTTATTGGTATTTTACCTAATTATTATGCACTCAATATGGACTCACATCACTATAAAATAGCACAAACAAGAGATGCCGCAAACAATTTAGCAAAGTTTTATGAAGACAACAGTGAAACAATCGTACAACTTGTCAATGAAAAGAGACTTATCAGCGCACTCAAAACAAACAAGACCATTGCAGAATGCAATGTTGATCAAATTCACTCCACAATCTCATCCGTTGCCACTAAATTGAACGATCTAAACTCTTATTCAGAACTTACAGCAAAAGACAGATGGAGCGTTCGTACATCTATTTTATGTTCAGATAACTTTTTTGCTCAAGCCGAAAAAATTTATTTAATTTTAGATAAAGATAAATCTGACTACATCGCCAGTCAGAGAAAATCTATTGTTGCTCCTATCGAATACGCACCATATTGGGTTATTATGGCGGTTGCTTTAGCGATAGGAATTGGTACGATGATAGGCTATAAAAGAATTGTACACACGATTGGTGAAAAAATTGGTGCTAAGCCGATTAACTATATGCAAGGAACGGTCGCACAAGCAACCGCGATGATAACAATTGTATTAGCGAACATGGCGCATGCCCCTGTTAGTACGACGCATATTTTATCCAGTGCGGTGACGGGTTCTATGGTTGCAGAACCTGATGGTGGTATACAAAAAGGTATTGTTAAAGTGATTATTCTCTCTTGGCTTTTCACATTGCCCGTTACTGCTTTACTTGGTTCAGCGATTTATATGGGACTTAATTTTTTCCTAAAATAAGATGATTATTTTTTAAGACACCCCTTGTTCCAAAGGATGTTATAATTTTGCATTATTGCAAAGGAAATGTATGCGTGTAGGAGTCATCGGAGCGGGTGGTGTCGGTGTTGAGTTGGTAAACTACCTTTTAACACTGGGGAATATGAGTGAAATTGTCTTAGTCAACCGCAATAAAGAGAAAGCTTGGGCGGAAATCGAAGATTTTTCGTATGTTTCTTCTTTTACCTACGCGCGAAATACACGCTTGCATCATGGGGATTATGCTGATTGCAAGGAGTGTGATGTTATTGTCATCACAGCAGGTGCGCAGCTTAAAGGCAATCAAACCAGAGACGAACTCTTAGGTGAAAATGCTTTACTGATTAAAAGTATGGTGCGAGAACTTTATCAGTATGCACCAAACGCTATTCTTCTTATGGTGACCAATCCTGTCGATGTTTTAACGCATATCGCTTTTAAAGAAGGACTTTACCCTAAAGAGCGACTTATCAGTGCGGGGACATTGGTTGATACGGCGCGTTTTATGAAAATTGTCAGTAAAAAAGTAGGCATTGATCCTAAAAATATCTATGGTTTTGTTTTGGGCGAACATGGGAAAGGAAGTACGATTCCTTGGAGTATTTGCAACATTTGTGGTTTAGATGTCGATACGTTTTGCTCCCTCAACGGCTTACCCCAGCTGGATAAGGCGCAGATTTACCATGATGTCATCAATGCTGGTTTTGAGATTTTTCACAAAAAAGGCAATACCAACCATAGCATAGCCGCAAGTGTTTTTCGCATCATTCGTGCAATTGCCAACAACGAGCACTCTGTACTTCCACTGGGTGTTTACTTAGAAGGTGAGTATGGGCTTCACGATGTTGTGCTCAATGTTCCTGTTGTCGTCACCAAAGCGGGGGCAAGTAAAATCCTCAATTACAAACTTTTACCTGAAGAGCTTGAAGCTTTACATGTAAGCGCAAAAGTCATGCAAAAAATGGCACGCGAGGTGCTTTAAAGCGACCTCGTCCACTTCCAGTTTAAAATCTCCGGCATATCTTGCCCGTACGTTTCGATGTATGTTTTATGCTCCGTTAGTTTTGCACGCATTTTTTGTTTAATAGCCTCTGCATGAGCATGCATTTTAGGGACGCGATCCATTACATCCATGACCAAGTGAAATCGGTCCATATCATTTAAAACCACCATATCAAAGGGTGTTGTGGTTGTTCCCTCTTCTTTGTAACCTCTTACATGTAAATGGTCGTGATTCGCTCTTCTATATGCCAAACGGTGAATCAACCACGGATAACCATGATAGGCAAAAATGGTAGGAGTATCTTTAGGGAAAAGGGCATCAAAGGCTTCATGAGAGAGCCCATGAGGATGCTCTTCTTGGGGTTCGAGTGCCATAAGGTCAACAACATTGATAAAGCGCATTTTGAGTTCAGGTGCCAAGTCGTGTAAAATACTCACTGCTGCGAGCATTTCTAGCGTTGGAACATCGCCACAACACGCCATCACAACATCAGGCTCACCTTCATTATCATTGCTTGCCCACTCCCAAATACCAATGCCTTTTTCACAATGCGTTATCGCTTCTTTCATACCAAGCCACTGCAATTCAGGCTGTTTACCTGCAACGATGACATTGATGGAGTCGCGACTTTTAAGACAATGCTCTCCCACCCATAAAAGCGTGTTGGCATCGGGTGGAAAGTAAACATTGACAATGTGTGCTTTTTTGTTCACCACAACATCGATAAACCCAGGGTCTTGATGTGAAAAACCGTTGTGATCTTGACGCCAAACGTGTGAAGTCAAAAGATAGTTGAGCGATGCAATAGGTTTACGCCATGGAATTTCACGACTGGTCACTTTCAGCCATTTAGCGTGTTGGTTAAACATGGAGTCGATGATGTGGATAAATGCTTCGTAGCATGAGAAAAAGCCATGACGTCCTGTTAGCAAATAACCCTCTAGCCAGCCTTGGCAGGTATGTTCGGAGAGTATTTCCATGACTCTACCATCTTGAGCGAGGTGGTCATCAGAGTCGTAGTGTTCTGCCATCCAAACACGATTGGTGATTTCAAAAAGCGCACCTAAGCGATTGGACGCCGTTTCATCAGGTCCAAAAACGCGAAAATTTTGCATATTAGCAACCATCACATCACGCAGGTAATTTCCTAAAGTACGTGTGGACTCTGCAATTACAAGACCCGGTGCTTTGACTTCTACCGCATAGTTTTTAAAATCAGGCATATGCAAGTCTTTGAGTAAATCCCCACCATTAGTATGAGGGTTCGCTCCCATGCGTTTTGTCCCTTTGGGTGCAAGATTTGCCAGTTCTGGAAGAAGCGTACCGTTTGCATCAAAAAGCTCTTCAGGTTTATAACTTTTCATCCAGTTTTCAAGGATCGTGATGTGTTCAGGTTTTTTATCAAGCTCGGAAAGCGGAACTTGGTGTGAACGCCATGAGCCTTCGGTTTTGAGTCCATCAACCTTTTTAGGACCCGTCCAGCCTTTAGGACTTCGAAGGATGATCAGAGGCCAGCGAGGACGTGTTGTATTGCCTTTATTTCGGGCTTCATGCCAAATGGTTTTAATTTTAGCGATGATGACATCTAAGGTCTCTGCCATTTTTTGATGCATAGCCATAGGCTCATCGCCCTCAACAAAGTAAGGCTCATAGCCATAACCGATGAAGAGTTTTTCAAGCTCATCGTGCGAGATACGTGAAAGTACAGTTGGATTGGCGATCTTGTAGCCGTTGAGATGTAAGATGGGAAGCACTGCACCATCACGTTTTGGATCTAAAAATTTGTTAGAGTGCCATGCGGTTGCAAGAGGGCCTGTTTCGGCTTCCCCATCGCCCACGACACAACATGCGATGAGCTCAGGGTTATCAAATACCGCACCATAAGCATGTGAAACCACGTAACCCAGTTCGCCTCCTTCATGGATGGAACCAGGCGTTTCAGGTGCGGCATGGCTTGGAATGCCTCCAGGAAAAGAGAACTGTTTGAAGAGTTTTTGTAACCCTTTTTCATCTTGCGAGATGTCAGGATAGACTTCGCTGTAAGTGCCCTCTAAGTAGGTGTTAGCAACCACGGCAGGTCCGCCGTGCCCAGGTCCAGCCATAAAAAGCATATTAAGGTCGTCTTTTTGGATGATACGGTTCATGTGCGCATAAATGAAATTAAGCCCTGGCGTTGTGCCCCAATGCCCTAAAAGTCGAGGTTTTATATGTTTTAAACTCAGAGGTTCTTTTAAAAGTGGGTTTTCAAGTAGGTAAATTTGTCCAACGGAAAGATAATTAGCAGCACGCCAATAAGCGTTGATGCGCTTTAATTCAGATGATGAAAGCGGTTCGTATCCCATGTAATCCTCCAGCGAAGATGAGTCGTACGGTTATGCTACTTCAATTTTACTTAAAGCACATTGGGGTTGTGTTATGATTTTGTCTTTATTTGACCCAAAGGACGTTTTCATGCTTATGACGATTACCCATCTTCCCTCTCCAAATTTACAAAACTGCGAGCTTACATTTTTAGAAAGTGAAGCAATTAATATTGAAAAAGCTAATGAGCAACATAAAAATTATCGCGCTATGTTGGAGCGTTGTGGGGCAAAAGTCATTACATTAGATGAAAATATTGCACTGCCCGATAGCGTCTTTGTGGAAGACCCTATTATCGTTTTTGATGAGGTGGCGGTGCTGACATCAATGGGCGTGGAGTCACGTAGAGCCGAGAGTGAGGCAATGGAAAAAGTCTTCTCGCAGTACCGTAAAATAGAGCGTATTAGTCTGCCAGCTAAAATTGAAGGTGGCGATGTTTTAAAAGTAGACAAAAAGATTTTTGTAGGTGAGTCCGCACGTACCAATAAAGAGGGCATCCAAGCACTTAAATCGATCATCACGCCTTTTGGTTATGAAGTGATTTCTGTGAAAGTTACAGGCTGTTTGCATCTTAAAACAGGGGCAACGGCACTCGATGATCAAACAGTCTTTATCAATTCTAGTTGGGTCGATGCTTTCGCATTTGAGGGATTTGAGAAAATTGAAGTTCCAAGCGAGGAGCCTTTTGGTGCGAATGTCTTGAAAATTGGCAACATTCTTTGTATGAACGAAGCATTTCCCAAAAGTATAACGCTTATAAAATCACTTGGTTACACGGTTGATTCTGTGAATATAAGTGAGTTTGTCAAAGCCGAAGCAGGACTAACCTGCATGAGTGTACCGTTTACATGTAAAGATTAAGAAGCAACTAATTCATTAGCGACTTCGATGAGATTTCCATCAGGATCGCGGAAATAAACCGATAAAAGATCGCTTCTTGCTCCCGTTCGTTTAATAGGACCTTCGAGAATCAAAACTCTATATTTCTTGAAATGTTCTATACATTGTTCAATAGGCACAGGTGTAATAAAACACAGATCCGCTGAACCAGCCATTGGATATAAAGCTTTAGGTTCAAATTCGTAACCTACTTCATGTAGATTTATTTTACTGTGACCAAACTTTAGTGCTTTTCGACCTTTAAATGTCACCTCTTCCATCTTCAACACAGAAGTATAAAAGGCACAACTACGCTCTATGTTGGCAACGGTTAAGACAAGATGATCTAAATGAGTGATTAGGGACATCGCCTTTCCTTATTTTCTTAATGCGTAGATATAAGCGTCTACGATTTCATTATTTTCAAGTTTTACAGTTATTAAGATGCGCTCGTATGCCTCGCCCTCAAATGCATCAAGGTTCTTCCAATGATGAGATAGTTCATGAGATGTCAATAAAAACCCATGAATCTCTTTTCCTTGTTGGTCTAAAACAAATCCAGGGTATCCCATATCTGCACCCCAGCCTTCATGTTGGAGTGTTCCAGTTGCTGTTGCGGTTTCCCATGATCCTTTGATGGGAGAGAGGATATGCTCATTGACTCTCCCTGGTGCTAAGGTTCCATAAACAAATAATCGTTCCATCATCAATTTTCCTATTGGCTTCTTAAGATAATTTTTTCTTTTGTAGTCTGGAGCATACACAGCTCTTTTCAAAATTCAAATTATAATAAAAATATGGAAAATAGAGCTATTTGTTCTTCTCAAAAAATGCTCTTTTACATGTAAAGCATTTTTTGAGCATCAATCTTAAATGAATTGAATTATAATGTAAGTGATAAAGTAGCATAAAAAAGGCACGAGATACAATGATAAGCAAACACAATTTCGATAAAAAAGAGCTCAAAATTATTGGATTTTTATCGCTTCTTTTTTTCATTTTTTTATTAGTAAATCACGCTCTAAATTATAAGTTACTCAAAGAGACAATTCAAGCCTATGAAAACACTATTCTTGCTCGCGTCGATGGGAAACTTGCGGATTGGGTAAATGAACGTTTTTCAAACATTGAAAAAATAGAGCGTTTTTTAGAAAAATCAGATATTAACAGTAAAAATGAACTTCAGAAGAGTTTGAAACGTATTCAAGAGACAAGTAATTTTCCGTATATTATCATGGGTTTAGACGATGGTACTTTTTTAATTTCAGAAGATAATTTTGTAACGCCAAAAGAGTATGACCCCAGACGAAGAGAATGGTATGTTGATACCCTAAAAATGGGAAAAACAATTGTATCAAAACCGTATGTAAGTATGCGTCTTAGCTTGCCTGCTGTTTCGGTGTGTACCCCTATTGATATTTTTGGTGGCATTGGTGTTGTATGCGGTGGTCAGCCTTTTGAAGTGATACAGCAATATATTTCCAGCTACGATATTTTATACGATAAAGCGCTTTATTTAGTTGATGAAAATGGTATCGTTTTAGCCAGTTCCAACCACCAAAAAAATGCTCCAAGTTTTTTACATGTAAACACATTAAGTGATGATTTTTTAGTGATGAAAATCGCTAATACAAACTGGAATTTAGTTTTTGAAAAGAACCAAGCTATTTACAGCGAGAGACTTAATATTCAGTTATTGATGAACCTTTTAATTTATGGTGGAAGCATTGCTTTGTATATTTTATTAAATCTTTTTTGGCTCTCTAAAAATCGTAAAGTTGAGCATGAACTCATTAAGCAAAAAGACTATTTTCATAATTTTATGCAACATCACACTCTTCGTGGTGTGATGATCTGTGATTCTTCTGCGAAAGTAATTTTTTGCAATCAAACGTTTAGTCAATTTCTACAACTAAAAGAGCCTATGGAAGATCGTAATTTTTATGATACGCTGCAAATGATGACAACGCTAGAACCTAGTGTTAAAAGACAAATAATAGCTTTGATTGCTCAAACACAAGAGAGTCTCCAAGCCAAATATCTTAATATTTCTAAACCCGAAAATCCAACAGCTCAGTTATTGCTTACCTCTGCACCTTTTGGTTCAAAAGAGACGAACAACAATAGCTTTTTACTCTCTTTGCAAGATACGACAGAGATGCAACCCATCAATGATGAAGAGCAAAAGGTATCTGGCGATATAGTATTTAATGCTCACATTGAAAAACTTTTGATGTTTATTGAAAAAAATCTTGACGATGAAAGACTTGATATCAATAAATTAGCTCATGTGTGCGGCTACTCTAAGTATCATTTACAACGCATTTTTAAACAATATTGTGGCGAAAATATTGCTTCATATTTAAGACGACTACGGATGGAAAAAAGTGCTTTTTTGCTGAAATATTCGGAAGAAAAAATTTCAGTTATTGCCGCTCTTTGTGGCTTTGGGTATAACCAGTCCTATATTAGAGCCTTTGAAAAATACTATGCACTTTCTCCCAATGATTTTAGAGATACGCATATTAGTGATATGCACAACTCAATGTTATTTGAAAGAAGTGAATATGAAATGATTCAGCATGAAAAATTATGTGTGTTAAATGTATATAATACACTTAAAGAGAATGCTCCTCAATGTATTGAAGATCTTTTAGACAAGTGTCTTGAAGGATTTAATCGTAAGATATCGCTTAGTGGAATTTATGTCAATGACCCAAAAATAAGCCTCAAAGAAGAGGGCAATATTGCCCCTTATGCATTTGGTATTATCTTAGAAACATGCGAGTATCAGAGTACAAGAAAC
It contains:
- a CDS encoding TAXI family TRAP transporter solute-binding subunit → MQKKLVTLALAGALSVPMFAAEFITIGTGGVTGTYYPTGGAICQMVNKNKKETNMRCSVESTGGSVYNVNTIKAGELDFGISQSDTAYQAFKGEGKFTGAAAVPELRSAIAIYPELLALVVSQKSGIKTMADLKGKKLNLDSPGSGTNMTVDVVFEALGIKRSDLSLANELKSTEGPTMLQDNHIDGYFFVAGHPTANIKDASNSVDINIVPIEGPAIDALVKKYPYYAKGTISGSYYKGVPNDIPSIGVKAVLITSSKVKDEVVYQVVKTILDNFDKFKELHPSYKTITKESLLEGLSVPQHPGAIKAFKEAGLLK
- a CDS encoding inorganic phosphate transporter, translating into MFVLWDALNDVGALTIGLLLLSLAIALFYEMINGFHDTANAVAMIIYTHSMKAKYSVIMSGIMNFLGVLMGGIGVAYAIVHLLPLDIMVETNQNAALAMVYSLLISAVIWNFGTWYFALPVSSSHSLIGSIIGVSATFGILNGFDLSHSVNWKVVYTVLTGLALSPVIGFGFAFILMKLSRKYIDNPKLFKSPNDEEKRKHPSFLARMGIVATGAGVSFAHGSNDGQKGIGLIMIILIGILPNYYALNMDSHHYKIAQTRDAANNLAKFYEDNSETIVQLVNEKRLISALKTNKTIAECNVDQIHSTISSVATKLNDLNSYSELTAKDRWSVRTSILCSDNFFAQAEKIYLILDKDKSDYIASQRKSIVAPIEYAPYWVIMAVALAIGIGTMIGYKRIVHTIGEKIGAKPINYMQGTVAQATAMITIVLANMAHAPVSTTHILSSAVTGSMVAEPDGGIQKGIVKVIILSWLFTLPVTALLGSAIYMGLNFFLK
- a CDS encoding lactate/malate family dehydrogenase, which translates into the protein MRVGVIGAGGVGVELVNYLLTLGNMSEIVLVNRNKEKAWAEIEDFSYVSSFTYARNTRLHHGDYADCKECDVIVITAGAQLKGNQTRDELLGENALLIKSMVRELYQYAPNAILLMVTNPVDVLTHIAFKEGLYPKERLISAGTLVDTARFMKIVSKKVGIDPKNIYGFVLGEHGKGSTIPWSICNICGLDVDTFCSLNGLPQLDKAQIYHDVINAGFEIFHKKGNTNHSIAASVFRIIRAIANNEHSVLPLGVYLEGEYGLHDVVLNVPVVVTKAGASKILNYKLLPEELEALHVSAKVMQKMAREVL
- a CDS encoding phosphoketolase family protein, whose amino-acid sequence is MGYEPLSSSELKRINAYWRAANYLSVGQIYLLENPLLKEPLSLKHIKPRLLGHWGTTPGLNFIYAHMNRIIQKDDLNMLFMAGPGHGGPAVVANTYLEGTYSEVYPDISQDEKGLQKLFKQFSFPGGIPSHAAPETPGSIHEGGELGYVVSHAYGAVFDNPELIACCVVGDGEAETGPLATAWHSNKFLDPKRDGAVLPILHLNGYKIANPTVLSRISHDELEKLFIGYGYEPYFVEGDEPMAMHQKMAETLDVIIAKIKTIWHEARNKGNTTRPRWPLIILRSPKGWTGPKKVDGLKTEGSWRSHQVPLSELDKKPEHITILENWMKSYKPEELFDANGTLLPELANLAPKGTKRMGANPHTNGGDLLKDLHMPDFKNYAVEVKAPGLVIAESTRTLGNYLRDVMVANMQNFRVFGPDETASNRLGALFEITNRVWMAEHYDSDDHLAQDGRVMEILSEHTCQGWLEGYLLTGRHGFFSCYEAFIHIIDSMFNQHAKWLKVTSREIPWRKPIASLNYLLTSHVWRQDHNGFSHQDPGFIDVVVNKKAHIVNVYFPPDANTLLWVGEHCLKSRDSINVIVAGKQPELQWLGMKEAITHCEKGIGIWEWASNDNEGEPDVVMACCGDVPTLEMLAAVSILHDLAPELKMRFINVVDLMALEPQEEHPHGLSHEAFDALFPKDTPTIFAYHGYPWLIHRLAYRRANHDHLHVRGYKEEGTTTTPFDMVVLNDMDRFHLVMDVMDRVPKMHAHAEAIKQKMRAKLTEHKTYIETYGQDMPEILNWKWTRSL
- a CDS encoding dimethylarginine dimethylaminohydrolase family protein, coding for MLMTITHLPSPNLQNCELTFLESEAINIEKANEQHKNYRAMLERCGAKVITLDENIALPDSVFVEDPIIVFDEVAVLTSMGVESRRAESEAMEKVFSQYRKIERISLPAKIEGGDVLKVDKKIFVGESARTNKEGIQALKSIITPFGYEVISVKVTGCLHLKTGATALDDQTVFINSSWVDAFAFEGFEKIEVPSEEPFGANVLKIGNILCMNEAFPKSITLIKSLGYTVDSVNISEFVKAEAGLTCMSVPFTCKD
- a CDS encoding VOC family protein, coding for MSLITHLDHLVLTVANIERSCAFYTSVLKMEEVTFKGRKALKFGHSKINLHEVGYEFEPKALYPMAGSADLCFITPVPIEQCIEHFKKYRVLILEGPIKRTGARSDLLSVYFRDPDGNLIEVANELVAS
- a CDS encoding gamma-glutamylcyclotransferase family protein — encoded protein: MMERLFVYGTLAPGRVNEHILSPIKGSWETATATGTLQHEGWGADMGYPGFVLDQQGKEIHGFLLTSHELSHHWKNLDAFEGEAYERILITVKLENNEIVDAYIYALRK
- a CDS encoding helix-turn-helix domain-containing protein, whose amino-acid sequence is MISKHNFDKKELKIIGFLSLLFFIFLLVNHALNYKLLKETIQAYENTILARVDGKLADWVNERFSNIEKIERFLEKSDINSKNELQKSLKRIQETSNFPYIIMGLDDGTFLISEDNFVTPKEYDPRRREWYVDTLKMGKTIVSKPYVSMRLSLPAVSVCTPIDIFGGIGVVCGGQPFEVIQQYISSYDILYDKALYLVDENGIVLASSNHQKNAPSFLHVNTLSDDFLVMKIANTNWNLVFEKNQAIYSERLNIQLLMNLLIYGGSIALYILLNLFWLSKNRKVEHELIKQKDYFHNFMQHHTLRGVMICDSSAKVIFCNQTFSQFLQLKEPMEDRNFYDTLQMMTTLEPSVKRQIIALIAQTQESLQAKYLNISKPENPTAQLLLTSAPFGSKETNNNSFLLSLQDTTEMQPINDEEQKVSGDIVFNAHIEKLLMFIEKNLDDERLDINKLAHVCGYSKYHLQRIFKQYCGENIASYLRRLRMEKSAFLLKYSEEKISVIAALCGFGYNQSYIRAFEKYYALSPNDFRDTHISDMHNSMLFERSEYEMIQHEKLCVLNVYNTLKENAPQCIEDLLDKCLEGFNRKISLSGIYVNDPKISLKEEGNIAPYAFGIILETCEYQSTRNLPIRIFEAGKYAKIAFDPRKDDLEIFIQKIYFTFYKSSVYHSGLLSILQLQHNTHEHYLEDIAQPSDFLVYLGKA